One Alcaligenes ammonioxydans DNA segment encodes these proteins:
- a CDS encoding DUF484 family protein: MDTPNSLSAVDVAQFLKANPDFFDAHADVFAKLMVPHPHQSRAISLGERQIMLLRERGKKTERQLAMLVANARGNEKISRQLHQWNCQMLAESDPAALPALICSSLERIFEMPVVRLHCWNPDEVLADDPLVSWAYTLLKPYCGPRREQDFLADLQQDAQSVAIVPLRFPESDALFGLLVLGSPEDSRFTVDMGTDFLEGIGELCSAALQRLHKPSRINQNECPA, from the coding sequence ATGGATACCCCCAACAGCCTTAGCGCCGTGGACGTGGCCCAGTTTTTGAAAGCCAACCCTGATTTTTTCGACGCACACGCCGACGTTTTTGCCAAGCTGATGGTGCCCCACCCGCATCAAAGCCGCGCCATTTCCCTGGGCGAGCGCCAGATCATGCTACTGCGCGAACGCGGCAAGAAAACCGAACGCCAACTGGCCATGCTGGTGGCCAATGCCCGGGGCAATGAAAAAATCTCGCGCCAATTGCATCAATGGAACTGCCAGATGCTGGCCGAGTCTGATCCCGCGGCCTTGCCCGCTCTGATTTGCAGCAGCTTGGAACGCATCTTCGAGATGCCAGTCGTGCGCCTGCATTGCTGGAATCCGGACGAGGTACTGGCCGATGACCCCTTGGTCAGTTGGGCCTATACCTTGCTCAAACCCTATTGCGGTCCCCGGCGTGAACAAGACTTTCTGGCTGACCTGCAGCAGGATGCCCAGTCAGTAGCGATCGTGCCCTTGAGATTCCCCGAATCCGATGCCTTGTTTGGCCTGCTGGTGCTGGGTTCCCCCGAGGACTCTCGCTTTACCGTCGATATGGGCACCGACTTTCTGGAAGGCATCGGCGAACTGTGCAGCGCGGCCTTGCAGCGTTTACACAAACCCAGCCGTATTAATCAAAACGAATGTCCGGCCTGA
- the dapF gene encoding diaminopimelate epimerase: protein MHRSPAPQPAATIWHFSKMHGAGNDFVMLDGVTQDIELTPERARALADRHFGIGADQILLVEAATEAGADFRYRIFNADGGEVEHCGNGARCFVRFVHEQGLSSANPLRAQIRTGIISLNDDPERGVEVMMGTTRFTPADVAFDPSGLEQKAQGEDTLWLLPVPDQAEPVSLSLVSISNPHAVQVVDDLKQAPVATVGPFIESHPRFAHKVNAGFMQILDPHHIKLRVYERGAGETLACGTGACAAVVAGIRRGLLQSPVVVDTRGGSLRIEWDGQALRMSGPAQTVFTGQVDIDALCASVARKETF, encoded by the coding sequence ATGCATCGCTCTCCTGCACCCCAACCCGCAGCCACAATCTGGCATTTCAGCAAAATGCACGGTGCGGGCAATGACTTTGTCATGCTGGATGGTGTGACGCAGGACATCGAACTGACACCGGAACGAGCCCGCGCTCTGGCAGATCGCCATTTCGGGATTGGTGCCGATCAGATTTTGCTGGTGGAGGCGGCAACCGAAGCCGGCGCCGACTTCCGATACCGGATCTTCAACGCCGACGGCGGCGAGGTCGAACATTGCGGCAATGGCGCGCGGTGCTTTGTCCGCTTCGTGCATGAGCAAGGCCTGTCGTCGGCCAACCCTTTGCGTGCGCAAATTCGCACCGGCATCATCAGCTTGAATGATGATCCGGAGCGCGGCGTGGAGGTCATGATGGGCACCACCCGATTTACGCCGGCCGATGTTGCTTTTGACCCAAGCGGGCTGGAACAGAAAGCTCAGGGCGAGGATACGCTGTGGCTGCTGCCCGTGCCCGATCAAGCCGAACCCGTCTCCCTGTCGCTGGTGTCCATCTCCAATCCCCATGCGGTGCAAGTAGTCGATGACCTCAAGCAGGCTCCCGTTGCCACGGTCGGCCCGTTTATCGAGTCCCACCCCCGTTTTGCCCACAAGGTCAACGCCGGGTTCATGCAAATTCTTGATCCCCACCATATCAAGCTGCGCGTCTACGAACGCGGTGCGGGTGAAACGCTGGCCTGCGGGACCGGCGCCTGTGCGGCTGTGGTGGCAGGCATACGCCGGGGATTGCTCCAAAGCCCGGTTGTCGTTGATACTCGTGGAGGCAGTCTACGCATTGAATGGGACGGACAGGCGCTACGCATGAGCGGCCCGGCCCAAACCGTCTTTACCGGACAAGTCGATATTGATGCACTGTGTGCATCCGTAGCCAGAAAGGAAACCTTCTAG
- a CDS encoding lysophospholipid acyltransferase family protein — protein sequence MSFNSYPLLQSVFSYFGRVPVRTRQRWGTVLGGLVHRFASRRRHIVRTNLDLCFPDTPESTRREWEKQHFRLLAQSYLDRGLLWFGLPSTILNTLHLTGEEHITQALEQGRKVMLLVPHFLGMDAAGTRLSMSISPLVAFYTPQRDPHVDRLMYEGRSRFSSVPLISRKDGIRGLMRALQKGQPIYYLPDMDFGTKGAAFVPFFNVPAATLLSTAQIARNQDALVIPVISRLDAQTGHYHIQVLEPMADFPGEGSLEEATERMNALIENYVREDPPQYYWVHRRFKTRPEGQPGIY from the coding sequence ATGAGTTTTAATTCTTACCCGCTGCTCCAATCCGTTTTTTCCTATTTTGGCCGTGTCCCGGTACGCACGCGCCAGCGTTGGGGCACTGTGCTGGGCGGACTGGTACATCGCTTTGCCTCGCGCCGCCGGCATATTGTGCGTACCAATCTGGACCTGTGTTTTCCCGACACCCCCGAAAGCACCCGTCGTGAATGGGAAAAGCAGCACTTTCGCTTGCTGGCTCAATCCTATCTGGACCGGGGCCTGCTTTGGTTCGGCCTGCCCAGCACCATTTTGAACACCCTGCACCTGACGGGTGAAGAACACATTACCCAAGCCCTGGAACAAGGCCGCAAGGTCATGCTGCTGGTCCCGCATTTCCTGGGGATGGACGCAGCGGGCACACGACTGTCCATGTCCATTTCACCCTTGGTGGCGTTCTACACTCCGCAACGCGACCCCCATGTGGATCGCCTGATGTATGAAGGCCGCAGCCGCTTTTCCTCGGTGCCGCTGATCTCACGCAAGGACGGTATTCGCGGCCTGATGCGCGCGCTGCAAAAGGGTCAGCCAATTTATTACCTGCCCGATATGGATTTCGGCACCAAAGGCGCGGCGTTCGTGCCCTTTTTCAATGTTCCGGCGGCCACGCTGTTGTCCACCGCGCAGATCGCCCGAAACCAGGACGCGCTGGTCATTCCGGTGATTTCGCGACTGGACGCACAAACCGGCCACTACCATATTCAGGTGCTGGAACCCATGGCCGACTTTCCGGGTGAAGGCAGCCTGGAAGAGGCCACCGAACGCATGAATGCCCTGATCGAAAACTATGTGCGCGAGGACCCGCCGCAGTATTATTGGGTACATCGACGCTTCAAAACCCGCCCTGAAGGGCAACCCGGCATCTACTAG
- a CDS encoding lysophospholipid acyltransferase family protein gives MLVALLRLLARLPLPALHFLGNGVGRLIYAFPGRYRRRLQSHCRQAGYDSPAFFRQAAGQTGAMIVETPRVWLHPQACLERCTIDNLPLVQETLAEGRGILYLTPHLGCFEMIARYFSGVDPMTVMFRPPRQAFLEPLMVESRELPGLHAVPANIKGVRELVRAFRRGESVGMLPDQVPSGGDGVWAPFFGRPALTMTLAGKLARQSNVPVIVTAAERLPKGRGWHIHTLRLPEPLPEDPTELATLINQSMETMIRRFPTQYLWGYNRYKIPHDAPPLPGDTTP, from the coding sequence ATGCTAGTGGCTCTTTTGCGCTTGTTGGCTCGTCTGCCTTTACCCGCCCTGCATTTTCTGGGCAACGGGGTTGGGCGCCTGATTTACGCCTTTCCGGGACGCTATCGCCGCCGTTTGCAAAGTCACTGTCGCCAAGCGGGCTACGACTCTCCCGCTTTTTTTCGACAAGCGGCCGGGCAGACAGGGGCCATGATTGTGGAAACCCCCCGCGTCTGGCTGCATCCACAAGCCTGTCTGGAGCGCTGCACAATCGACAATCTGCCCCTGGTCCAGGAAACGCTGGCCGAGGGTCGCGGCATACTGTATCTGACTCCGCACCTGGGCTGTTTTGAAATGATTGCACGCTATTTTTCCGGCGTGGACCCGATGACCGTGATGTTCCGCCCACCCCGTCAGGCGTTTCTGGAACCCTTGATGGTCGAGTCGCGCGAGCTACCCGGTTTGCATGCCGTTCCGGCCAATATCAAAGGCGTGCGCGAGCTGGTTCGTGCTTTTCGCCGGGGCGAGTCGGTCGGCATGTTGCCCGATCAGGTTCCCAGCGGCGGAGATGGTGTATGGGCGCCATTCTTTGGTCGCCCTGCCCTGACAATGACGCTGGCGGGCAAGCTGGCACGCCAATCCAACGTGCCTGTGATTGTGACTGCTGCCGAGCGCCTGCCCAAAGGTCGTGGATGGCATATCCATACCTTGCGTCTGCCCGAGCCCTTGCCCGAGGACCCGACAGAACTGGCTACCCTGATCAACCAGTCCATGGAAACCATGATCCGGCGCTTCCCCACCCAATACCTGTGGGGCTATAACCGCTACAAAATTCCTCACGATGCGCCCCCTTTGCCTGGCGATACCACCCCATGA